From Deltaproteobacteria bacterium:
ACCGGGAATGGCTGATAAGACGCTGGCCCTACGCCACCGGCGGGCAGCGCCTGAGCATGACCATAAGTCCCTTTCATCGGCTGCTGCTGGGATTGGAAAAACGTCTATTTCAGAGCGCCTGTTTGCGACGAGTGATTTCCAACTCCCAGCAGGTCCGGGACGAAATCGAGCGCCATTATGGGGTGGACCCGACGAAAATCCGGGTGATCTATAACGGCGTTGACCGGGAGCGGTTTTCCCCGGCGGCGGTTAAAGATCTACGGACCGCTGTGGCCCAAGAATTGGGGTTATCGCCGCTGCCACCGATTATACTCTTTGTCGGCTCCGGGTTTGGGCGCAAAGGGCTGGCTTTTTTAATAAAGGCTGTGGCCCGCCTTCGGGATTCCCGCAATCTGCTGTTAGTTGTCGGTCAGGGACGTCCCGGGTCTTATCAGCGCCTGGCCCGGAAGTCAGGCGTGGCCTCACGAGTTCGGTTTTTAGGCCCCCAACCCCGGGTGGAGCGGTTTTATGCTGCAGCCGCGGTAGTGGCGCTGCCAACTATTTACGACCCCTGCAGCAATGTAGTCCTGGAGGCCCTGGCCTGCGGGCGGCCGGTAGTTACCACCGCGGCCAATGGGGCCGCCGAGTTTATTACCCCGGAGGAAAACGGGGTGATTCTGGGGCGGCCTGATGATCTGGAGGGCCTGGCCGCAGCTTTGGCCCGGTTTACGGAAAGTCGGGATGACCGCCGCATTCAGGACGCCGCGGTCGCCGCGGTCGCTGACCTTTCCTGGAGACGGACAGCCCAGGAGACCTTGGACGCCCTAACCGCGGTAGCTGCCGAAAAACATCCAGGGTAATCGCCATGCCAAACAGTATCAATGTATTGCGGGTAGTCATCGGTCTTAACCTGGGCGGGGTGCAGCAAGGAGTGCTCAACCTCTTTCAACATCTAGATCCTGAGCGTTATCGACCAATCGCTTGCGCTATTGAAAATGACGGGGCTATCGGCCGGGAAATCGCTCAGGCCGGGTTCGAGGTGATCAATCTGGGATTGAAAGGGCGCAGGGCTTGGCCGCAGATTATTAAACAACTTGGCAGGATAATGCGGGAAAAGCATATCCATATACTTCACGCTTCCACCTATCATCCGGCCTTATATGGACGTATCGCCGCTCTTTTAGTCGGAGTGCCGATCATTATTGCCCATGAGCATGTGGTTTTTCGCCATTATAGATTTAAGCGAGCCATTTTGAGCCAGCTTCTTGGTCGTTTTACCGATCTCCATATAGCCGTCTGCCAGGCGGTCCGAGAGCAGGTGATTGATTGGCATCAACTGTCCCCTGCCAGAGTGAGAGTAGTCTACAATGGGGTTAATCCCTCATATCTTCTCTCCAGGCGACCACAAGCAGAGATCAGAAGAAAACTCCACCTAAAACCTGATAATCAAGTTGTGGGGGTGATATCCCGGCTTGATCCTGAAAAGGGTCACCGTTATCTCTTCGCGGCTCTACAGACATTGCGGCAACGCTATCCGTTGGAATGTCTAGTGGTAGGTGCCGGGCGGGGAGAAGACCGCGTCAAGCAACAAGCCAAAGATTATGAGGTGGCCGATATTACCCACTTTTTGGGGCTAAGACGTGATATCCCGGATATTCTGGCGGCAATTGATATTTTCGTGCTTCCCAGTGATCAGGAGGGTCTGTCCAATGCCGTTCTGGAGGCCATGGCCGCCGGGGTGCCGGTGATAGTTAGTGATGCCGATGGTAATGTCGAGGCGGTGCAGCATGGAGTGCATGGCCTGGTATTCCCTCGGGGAGATATTAAGGCTCTGGCCGAGTGTATTCAGGAACTGGTGGACAGACCAGCGTATGCCCGGCAATTGGCCCAGACCGGGCAGGAACGCATAAGCCGCGAGTTTACCGTGGCCCGTTACGGTCAGCAGATTCAGGCTCTTTACGATCAATTAATCCGGGAGAAAATCGATTCGCGATGGTGAATAAAAGCAAAGAAAATGTCCTAGTCTTAGGTGGTTCCGGCTTTGTTGGCTCGCATCTGGTGGCGCTGCTGCAGCAACGGGGACATTGGGTCAGGATCGTCGATCTTAAAACTTGCCCGATACCTGGAAATGAATATATTGCCCTGGACATGAAAGACATTCCCCAACACCCTGAGGTGCTTGAGGGGATCGACATCCTCTATCATCTGGCCTGGAGTACCATTCCGCAAACTTCCAACCAGGATCCAGGGGCCGATATCCAAACTAATCTTTACAGTAGCGTGAAGCTCCTGGAATCATGTGTAACCGCAGGGATTAAGAAAGTAATTTTTATATCTTCGGGCGGGACGGTCTATGGCATACCCAAGCAGATTCCGATCCCGGAGGATCATAGCTGCGAACCGCGCTGTTCCTATGGGATCACCAAGTTAGGGGTAGAAAAATACCTGGAGCTGTTCCGGGTAACCCGCGGCCAGGAATATGTGGTGTTGCGGGGGGCCAACCCGTTTGGCGAAGGCCAGGACCTTACCCGCCCCCTCGGGGCTGTGGGGGTATTTCTCTACCGCACCCTCCGGGGGCTGCCCATCGAAATCTGGGGAGATGGCCGTGTTGTCCGGGATTATCTTTATGTGGGGGACCTGGCCCGGGCCTTGTATCGTTGTATGCGCTATCGCCCCCCAGAAAATGGGGTGCGGATTTTTAACGTCGGCAGTGGCTATGGGTTGTCACTGCTGGAATTGCTGGAGGCC
This genomic window contains:
- a CDS encoding glycosyltransferase family 4 protein — protein: MKIALIRQRYTAWGGAENTLDYLVQEFLRQGHEVTILSTTGPGKTSAEGHSGQLRWLPVPAWGGKSGRVLSFALNTRRLLQKEHFDVIYSLERTLDQDVYRAGDGCHREWLIRRWPYATGGQRLSMTISPFHRLLLGLEKRLFQSACLRRVISNSQQVRDEIERHYGVDPTKIRVIYNGVDRERFSPAAVKDLRTAVAQELGLSPLPPIILFVGSGFGRKGLAFLIKAVARLRDSRNLLLVVGQGRPGSYQRLARKSGVASRVRFLGPQPRVERFYAAAAVVALPTIYDPCSNVVLEALACGRPVVTTAANGAAEFITPEENGVILGRPDDLEGLAAALARFTESRDDRRIQDAAVAAVADLSWRRTAQETLDALTAVAAEKHPG
- a CDS encoding glycosyltransferase translates to MPNSINVLRVVIGLNLGGVQQGVLNLFQHLDPERYRPIACAIENDGAIGREIAQAGFEVINLGLKGRRAWPQIIKQLGRIMREKHIHILHASTYHPALYGRIAALLVGVPIIIAHEHVVFRHYRFKRAILSQLLGRFTDLHIAVCQAVREQVIDWHQLSPARVRVVYNGVNPSYLLSRRPQAEIRRKLHLKPDNQVVGVISRLDPEKGHRYLFAALQTLRQRYPLECLVVGAGRGEDRVKQQAKDYEVADITHFLGLRRDIPDILAAIDIFVLPSDQEGLSNAVLEAMAAGVPVIVSDADGNVEAVQHGVHGLVFPRGDIKALAECIQELVDRPAYARQLAQTGQERISREFTVARYGQQIQALYDQLIREKIDSRW
- a CDS encoding NAD-dependent epimerase/dehydratase family protein produces the protein MVNKSKENVLVLGGSGFVGSHLVALLQQRGHWVRIVDLKTCPIPGNEYIALDMKDIPQHPEVLEGIDILYHLAWSTIPQTSNQDPGADIQTNLYSSVKLLESCVTAGIKKVIFISSGGTVYGIPKQIPIPEDHSCEPRCSYGITKLGVEKYLELFRVTRGQEYVVLRGANPFGEGQDLTRPLGAVGVFLYRTLRGLPIEIWGDGRVVRDYLYVGDLARALYRCMRYRPPENGVRIFNVGSGYGLSLLELLEAIEEITGHPPQVEFKPSRPLDVPVNILDCRRIGALLGWRPQTTFAEGLQRTWQWLQQTSLS